The genomic region gtTACTTTTTGTTATACAGttataacatattgttttagtAGGCTTTTTCTGACGAATTGTTTAGTATGTGCTTTTAAAAGTCTGTGATAAGATTAGaaataaacactttatttcCTAGTGTTTGTTTATTCCAATTCGAAACATCTGCTGGGGTAACCCCCATGCCCCCCTCCCCGACTTTGGTTCACCGGTTTCATGGTGATTTAAGGTGGTATTTCGGATGCTGAGTCTCGATACACAGGATAACACTGATTGAGCAAACCGGATGAAAATATAGCCATAATAAATCGACAAGATGGCTACTTCTACctatattgttttgttcatgGGATGGTGCAGGGTTCAGGTTTTCCAACCCTTTCACACCCAAAGTCAAATCTAGGAACCGCAGTAAGCTATGTGtgttagataaataaatattgcaattaagTGTGAATTTATTGGAATAGTGGATACaagttaaaataatatctaaGTATGACCAttctttaaagttgcactcttactcccaaataagatttaccacaattaatacaattataatgatatacTATCACAGATGATTTAACCttaaaaacaatagttcttagaAGGGTGCcgagtttgattttaatgaaaggtgcagaaaacacggtatttctaccttatgagacaatagtagatcaaagtaaatcttttagcactcgccaatcatttaatatttttgtgactGTTGcaagcttttaaatacacggttaaaattTTGTTATCACTAATTAacaatttccataaatgcattatttagtaagtagttggaggtttatcactcaaaatttatgtttgtaatacatgtgtatgtattgcttttgaaCAAGAGTGTCACTTCAATTGCACAGATCTATGTGAAGATATCCTCATATCTGTACCCGTACAAGTTCACATGAGCACACACTTGCGGTGAGCTAATGTCATCAATCGTTGTTTGGCATGCCTCGTTGTATAATTTtgaagtcaattaaatgaaacccaatACCGAGGACATGTTGAATAATTGTGTAGGTACATGTATGGTAAGGCAGTGTCTTTAAGTGAACTCATGTCCATTTCTGCGTAATTATCTACAATGACCAAACAAGTTGCGATTTCGATTTGAATTTTTAAAGTGCACTGATATTTGCGAACGAACATTGACTATGCATTGTGtgtgctttttttaaattataagcaTGGGTGACAGTTTCAAGACTAATCGCAAGTGTTTGTCTGAAAGAACATGTAAACTCATTACAAGAGCGGATAATGTCGACACAGGATTTATTCGTGCACATTGTATAAGACACTGGtgtaaatcaaatgaaaatgatgGATTTTCAAAAAGTTGACTTGTTGATGTATTTGTATGTGCACCCGTGTATATGTACTTTGCATTGATTTCGAGAAATTGCAaaattgtatgtacatgtagctattatatttataattttggaataaagtTAATTCAACTACATTTGTATTTACGTTTGAATTTAACAGCAATATATAATAAGGGGACATTATACAATGTAATTGAACTGCCAATcatttgtcatttataaaatttatgaaaTGGACCCCTGTTTAAACAAAGCTTTAGTGGCGGAAATTTCTCACCTGGATTAAGCGGCCACCTGTCCCATGCAACCACTTTAACCTTTTCTTAAAGGTTGcaacttaatacaggtttgactgtataattatttatttcactcGGTTCTTCACTAagattaaataaagattcttcggtttgctttcaaattcacattaacgttgcaatattatgaacgtatttaaataaagtggaCTTGAATTCGCACTGTTTTAAACCGCATAATACCATACATTCCATTTTGTTACCCAGGcgcattattgttttttaacatgattattatatcaaaatgtaGTTATGacgatacctgatttcgatttgcggCACTAAAGTCTGTAGGCCTGTTGGCGTTGGTTTCTCTTCCTTATTGCATTTGGTGGTCTCAACCATATTCTTTAGACACATTTAACTTAACCAAATCCCAAACACCAGTAGGTTTCTAACTGCATTTTTATACTGAAGACTGTTTTAATGTTCGGTAAGATCCGCTAGAATTTTAATATGCGTTATATAACAAGCTTAATTTCGCTGGAAAGGTGTTGCCATTTACCGAAGCACCAAATAATACGGCCCGGGAtacgatataaaaaaaacagcaatgTTTTGTCCATGGCTGGCGAAtgtgtatttttcttatatCTTTGTAAGTTGTCTGATCTAATGCAAGTCGATCTTTTTTCGTCGCCTGTATTCATTTTGCCTATTCTCGGCGACTTAAGTATTCTTAATCGTTTACATATTACcatatcaattaaataaaaaaatgttatacttaTTATCAAATCAGATTATCCTCTAAGGAATCATGCTAATCGTAGATTTTATTTAATCGCGGAGTTTTAGTTTCTCAggccaaaataatatttgtaaaatgttcatgtctGTTAGAGATTGTTCGgacttaaaataaaatcctATCGAACAgtgaaactatatatattgtatataattcatatttccTCTCCTTCCTCCTCAGTAGGAGTACATACAGGGTACAGTGATGGTGCAGTCAGGGATCTAGGAGGTACATAGTGTGCTCGATCTGGGAACTTTAGGGGTACCGTCAGGGTACAGTGATGGTGCAGTCAGGGTTCTAGGGGGTACAGAGTGTGCTCGATCTGGGAACTTTAGGGGTACTGTCAGGGTACAGTGATGGTGCAGTCAGGGTTCTAGGGTGTACAGAGTGTGCTCGATCTGGGAACTTTAGGGGTACCGCCAGGGTACAGTGATGGTGTAGTCAGGGATCTAGGGGTACAGAGTGTGCTCGATCTGGGAACTTTGGGGTACCGTCAGGGTACAGTGATGGTGCAGTCAGGGATCTAGGGGTACAGAGTGTGCTCGATCTGGGAACTTTAGGGGTACCGTCAGGGTACAGTGATGGTGCAGTCAGGGTTCTAGGGGGTACAGAGTGTGCTCGATCTGGGAACTTTAGGGGTACCGTCAGGGTACAGTGATGGTGCAGTCAGGGTTCTAGGAGGTACATAGTGTGCTCGATCTGGGAACTTTAGGGGTACCGTCAGGGTACAGTGATGGTGCAGTCAGGGATCTAGGGGTACAGAGTGTGCTCGATCTGGGAACTTTAGGGGTACTGTCAGGGTACAGTGATGGTGCAGTCAGGGTTCTAGGGTGTACAGAGTGTGCTCGATCTGGGAACTTTAGGGGTACCGTCAGGGTACAGTGATGGTGTAGTCAGGGATCTAGGGGTACAGAGTGTGCTCGATCTGGGAACTTTGGGGTACCGTCAGGGTACAGTGATGGTGCAGTCAGGGATCTAGGGGTACAGAGTGTGCTCGATCTGGGAACTTTAGGGGTACCGTCAGGGTACAGTGATGGTGCAGTCAGGGTTCTAGGGGGTACAGAGTGTGCTCGATCTGGGAACTTTAGGGGTACCGTCAGGGTACAGTGATGGTGCAGTCAGGGTTCTAGGAGGTACATAGTGTGCTCGATCTGGGAACTTTAGGGGTACCGTCAGGGTACAGTGATGGTGCAGTCAGGGATCTAGGGGTACAGAGTGTGCTCGATCTGGGAACTTTAGGGGTACCGTCAGGGTACAGTTATGGTGCAGTCAGGGATCTAGGAGGTACATAGTGTGCTCGATCTGGGAACTTTAGGGGTACCGTCAGGGTACAGTGATGGTGCAGTCAGGGATCTAGGGGTACAGAGTGTGCTCGATCTGGGAACTTTAGGGGTACCGTCAGGGTACAGTGATGGTGCAGTCAGGGATCTAGGGGGTACAGAGTGTGCTCGATCTGGGAACTTTAGGGGTACCGTCAGGGTACAGTGATGGTGCAGTCAGGGATGTAGTGGGTACAGAGTGTGCTCGATCTGGGAACTTTAGGGGTACCGTCAGGGTACAGTGATGGTGCAGTCAGGGATCTAGGGGGTACAGAGTGTCTATGATCTGGGAACTTTAGGGGTACCGTCAGGGTACAGTGATGGTGCAGTCAGGGTTCTAGGGGGTACAGAGTGTCTATGATCTGGGAACTTAAGGGGTACCGTCAGGGTACAGTGATGGTGCAGTCAGGGATCTAGGGGGTACAGAGTGTGCTCGATCTGGGAACTTTAGGGGTACCGTCAGGGTACAGTGATGGTGCATTCAGGGATCTAGCAGGTACATAGTGTGTATGATCTGGGAACTGTAGGGGTACCGTCAGGGTACAGTGATGGTGCAGTCAGGGATCTAGGAGGTACATAGTGTGCTCGATCTGGGAACTTTAGGGGTACCGTCAGGGTACAGTGATGGTGCAGTCAGGGATCTAGGGGGTACAGAGTGTGTATGATCTGGGAACTTTAGGGGTAACGTCAGGGTACAGTGATGGTGCAGTCAGGGGTGTAGTGGGTACAGAGTGTGCTCGATCTGGGAACTTTAGGGGTACCGTCAGGGTACAGTGATGGTGCAGTCAGGGATCTAGGGGGTACAGAGTGTCTATGATCTGGGAACTTTAGGGGTACCGTCAGGGTACAGTGATGGTGCTGTCAGGGATGTAGTGGGTACAGAGTGTGCTCGATCTGGGAACTTTAGGGGTACCGTCAGGGTACGGTGATGGTGCAGTCAGGGTTCTAGAAGGTACATAGTGTGCTCGATCTGGGAACTTTAGGGGTACCGTCAGGGTACAGTAATGGTGCAGTCAGGGATCTAGAAGGTACATAGTGTGCTCGATCTGGGAACTTAAGGGGTACCGTCAGGGTACAGTGATGGTGCAGTCAGGTTTCTAGGAGGTACAGAGTGTCTATGATCTGAGAACTTTAGGGGTACCGTCAGGGTACAGTTATGGTGCAGTCAGGGATCTAGTGGGTACATAGTGTGCTCGATCTGGGAACTTTAGGGGTACCGTCAGGATACAGTGATGGTGCAGTCAGGGATCTAGGAGGTACATAGTGTGCTCGATCGGGGAACTTTAGGGGTACCGTCAGGATACAGTGATGGTGCAGTCAGGGATCTAGTGGGTACAGAGTGTGCTCGACCTGGGAACTTTAGGGGTACCGTCAGGGTACAGTGATGGTGTAGTGATGGTGCAGTCAAGGATCTAGGGGGTACAGATTGTGCAAGATCTGGGAACTTTAGCGGTACCCGTCAGGGTACAGTCGTGTAACAGCAATGGACATAGGCGACGCATCAAAGGGGAATTTGGGGCGCGTTACAAGTATACTCGCTCTCTACCTCCTCCTACTGTGATCATTTAATGGAACGATAGAACAAACGAAACCAAAGGAGAACTATAATTCACATAGACAGTTAATAAGTAGGTCATGCTAGAAATATAGACCTACTTGAAAGTGGGAAATACTACTACACGCATTTCAATTCAGATAACAAAGATAAGACATTGGGGTAAGCATTTTTCTTCTTGTATTTGCGCGCGCATTTTCGGTCTAGATCAAATAACATAGTACTCGCCGAGGCATTTCGttcaatacaaaacacaatacTTTTGGTTCATTGTCATGTGAATTTACTTCCATCTAATAAGAGTTCGCACAACCATTTCGTATTTTACAAAACTGGACTATACTCCGTGGAGGATAAATGgagaaagaaaatgttatgcGGTTTTGACATGACCTGgaatagtatacatgtacattacacagCCTACTTGTCTGTTGTCTATTAGATTGGTGTACGCGTAAAAATGAAACCTACACTAACGATGGAAGTTATTTCGACGCGGGACGGTTTACTCTTTTACGCAAATActacattaatattattacatacatttaataaatttaaatgtattttttattagtattatatataCGAACCTCCTATAGCGCGTCATTTCGTGAGATTCGATACAGGACTATATTCGATAAAAAGGGTTGAAAATCAGTACTTATGCATAAGTGATTTCGACTATGATGTTAAATATCGAGGGCTCTGAACGAGCTACACCTTTATTTATTGCCGACATGAACTTGCTGTCACGTCATTTAAAATAGCCGTAGCGTTCATTCTATGAGCTTACTTGCATTCTGAAATGCGAATCCAGGGTCCAAGAAGGgagcgtaacttaggggcgtaacatCTTGATTTGCTCTCCTCCCTGAGAACCgaaattttaaaaatctcaTTGCAAACCCAATTCTAACAACAATGGTTCATTATAAATCGAACATGGGGCTCTCATTCCATGAAACAACCGTCTTGTCAAATTTTATTGTCCGAATAAAGTTAGCGAAAAACTAAGCGACTGTCTGACAAAATACAACTAGGGTCATAAAGATctacaaatgcaaataaaacattttataaaaaaaaatactaaaataaaacaagaacatcaGTAACAAATAAAACGTACATTGTCGTTCAACATGCCTTTTGTTAAAAAGACGTACAAAAACGAAAATAGGCATCAACCTTATCAGCCACAATTTTGCTTAATGTATGTCATCGTCGGATACCGCTGTAACACTACCACGCTATGCTTTGTTATGTCGTAGAACGGAATTTAGTACAGTGGTAGCCGACGATGTATGTATGTCTGTGAGACAAAAAAAGGCTATtcttaaaacaacaaattttaaACACCAATACTTTAAGCATACTATACATgactttgtttatttgtataccTATTGTTTTCGCCAAGTCAACACAAAAAGAAACTAAACGAAAAAAAGTATGAGAGAATATTTCTTCTCAGCATATTTAAAAGTCAGTGTTTTCTTCATTCCTCTTGTAACACTCGACAGCGTCCATGTAACACCGCTTGTCGAGAAGGTAACATCCGTGTATATTTGTTTCCCTGAAACAAACCAAGATTAAAACCGATGTTCAAAGTTGCTAATTGAACTATGACACAAAATTATCAtgacttttgttatatatattgtcTTAATGCACTAAATTCATACCAAACTTTATGTACTACTACCACCTGGGAAAACTAGGATTCTATTCTTCACAGCTGGATAAATTTCATTTGTCACTAATTTCGAACATATATGTCACAACTCCTGGGAAATTTGTGATCGAAGCCGCGTTTTATGTAACATGAAATCACATTCCTCCCATGTCAaaaattgcatgttttttttaacaaaaaagtaaatttttaTAACTGAGTCACATTTGTCACAGATTGCTATTGTCAGTTttgcagatatattttgttgatatactCGTACATATAAACGTatagattataaaaaaaaaaatagaatcgTTTAgtatgttgctgttgttgtcgttttttgttgttgttactgttAGTTATCGACTTGGCTGCAGTTGTAGGCGCAGTGGCGGTTGCTGTAGatatagttgttttaatttattgatgtttttatgttgttgttgtacGGGTATTTGTGGTATTTACAACGCTTTCAACGGCTAAATTCCGTGTTTGCAGTGAATACCGAAGTGCCAGCAAAGCTTTGGTTTAGGGGATAGTTCCGAGTTTGCCTCATATGGTAGAGCATTTACGAAAATGTTACAATTCACCCTCGGGGACACAATACGGACAAGATAAATAAAGagaaaattttagttttaagaattggtggtggtgatgttgttataattattgttattcttttatcttactgttattattatttattatttttattattataataatttttattattacatttttgttgCCAAACAGCAATGTCATCGACAAAATCTATGAAGAGAATGCTTTTCTTGTTTACTTGTTTACCACCATTTTGGTCAATCAATTGTCccagtttcagttttaaaaCTGCGAAGACTAGGATACTATTGTCAAAGACCTGTtaagaatatgatctgggaataaTAAGGTCCTACAAGGCATAATTACCAACACCAGTTGTAAAATTCCGTCGGTCTACGGAAATCGTCTGATAGTCAACCGACGATAATGCAGTTATGCCATTTTGCATGTTTATTATAGctttatagatttatttcaatcaatttgtaaacaataagaATGATATTGAGCTATTTAACTTATGTTCTATAAATATTCACAATGAGTTAGAAGAACAGTAGAGAACGCACAGGAGACTCCGTGTAACATGAGTAAAGTAacatgcaatttaaacataattgttttattaaaattacattgcaacatatattatatctgtcaggattgaggagatagctGAAAACTAATATCATTACATCTCCTCAATAAATAGTGTTTACagtataaacaaaatgttttcaaatggcATAGCAGAAACTGTGAAATTACCTTACATTTCATTATCATTGAAACTGTTTTAGCTTTCCGTAGTTATAAAATGCATTAGACATAATTGACTCGGTTCGGATGTTGTGTGTTAGATTTGAGGGAAAAGTGAAGAATAtcttctaaaaaaataaaacatttgcaatACTCTTTTGACCATTGAACAATAAATCCCTGTGCAAGTACAATACCTTGTGCCATTGCAATACGTGATAGTCTGTGTCCCGCTGCTGTCTCTGACTACCTTTGCTGGCAGGTAGTACGTTTCATCCCCGTCTTTAACTGGAGCAGCTACGTACTTCCCcttttacatgtacaataaatgGGGTATTGAGTTCgaaatatatctaaataaaataccatGTTCTAACTCTACATGTGCAATAAATGGGgtattgaatacaaaatataccTAGATAAAATACCATGTCCTAACTCTACATGTGCAATAAATGGGGTATTGAGTATAAAATATACCTAGAtaaaataccattttctaaCTCTACATGTGCAATAAATGGGGTATTGAGTTCGAAATATACCTAGATAAAATACCATGTTCTAACtctacatgtacaataaatgGGGTATTGAGTTCGAAATATACCTAGATAAAATACCATGTTCTAACTCTACATGTGCAATAAATGGGGTATTGAGTACAAAATATACCTAGATAAAATACCATGTTCTAACTCTACATGTGCAATAAATGGGgtattgaatacaaaatataccTAGATAAAAAACCATGTTCTAACTCTACATGTGCAATAAATGGGgtattgaatacaaaatataccTAGATAAAAAACCATGTTCTAACTCTACATGTGCAATAAATGGGGTATTGAGTTCAAAATACACTTAGATAAAATACCATGTTCTAACTCCACAAGTACAATAAATGGGGTATTGAGTTCGAAAAACACCTAGATAAAATACCATGTTCTAACTCAACATGTGCAATAAATGGGGTATTGAGTTCGAAATATACCTAGATAAAATACCATGTTCTAACTCTACATGTGCAGTAAATGGGGTATTGAGTTCGAAATATACCTAGATAAAATACCATGTTCTAACTCAACATGTGCAATAAATGGGGTATTGAGTTCGAAATATACCTAGATAAAATACCACGTTCTAACTGTACATGTGCAATAAATGGGGTATTGAGTTCGAAATATACCTAGATAAAATACCATGTTCTAACTCAACATGTGCAATAAATGGGGTATTGAGTTCGAAATATACCTAGATAAAATACCATATTCTAACTCTACATGTGCAATAAATGGGGTATTGAGTTCGAAATATACCTAGATAAAATACCATGTTCTAACTCAACATGTGCAATAAATGGGGTATTGAGTTCGAAATATACCTAGATAAAATACCATGTtctaactgtacatgtacaataaatgGGGTATCtctacatgtacaataaatgGGGTATTGAGTTCGAAATATACCTAGATAAAATACCATGTTCTAACtctacatgtacaataaatgGGTTATTGAGTACAAAATATACCTAGATAAAATACCATGTTCTAACTCCACAAGTACAATAAATGGGGTATTGAGTTCGAAATACACCTAGATAAAATACCATGTTCTAACTCTACATATACAATAAATGGGGTATTGAGTTCGAAATATACCTAGATAAAATACCATCTtctaactgtacatgtacaataaatgGGGTATCtctacatgtacaataaatgGGTTATTGAGTTCGATGTATACCTAGATAAAATACCATGTTCTAACtctacatgtacaataaatgGGTTATTGAGTACAAAATATACCTAGATAAAATACCATGTTCTAACtctacatgtacaataaatgGGTTATTTAGTTCGAAATATACCTAGATAGAATACCATGTTCTAACtctacatgtacaataaatgaGGTATTAAGTTCAAAATATACCTAGATAGAATACCATGTTCTAACtctacatgtacaataaatgaGGTGTTAAGTTCAAAATATACCTAGATAAAATACCATGTTCTAACTCtacatatacaataaatgaGGTATTAAGTTCAAAATATACCTAGATAGAATACCATGTTCTTACtctacatgtacaataaatgGGTTATTGAGTTCGAAATATACTTAGATAAAATACCATGTTCTAACTCTACAAGTGCAATAAATGGGTTATTGAGTTCGAAATATACCTAGATAGAATACCATGTTCTAACtctacatgtacaataaatgGGTTATTGAGTTCGAAATATACTTAGATAAAATACCATGTTCTAACTCTACAAGTACAATAAATGGGGTATTGAGTTCGAAATATACCTAGATAGAATACCATGTTCTAACtctacatgtacaataaatgGGTTATTGAGTTCGAAATATACTTAGATAAAATACCATGTTCTATCTCTACAAGTACAATAAATGGGGTATTGAGTTCGAAATATTTCTTGATAGAATACCATGTTCTAACtctacatgtacaataaatgGATTATTGAGTTCGAAATATACTTAGATAAAATACCATGTTCTAACTCTACAAGTACAATAAATGGGTTATTTAGTTCGAAATATACCTAGATAAAATACCATGTTCTAACTCCACACGTACAATAAATGGGGTATTGAGTTCGAAATATACCTAGATAAAATACCATGTTCTAACtctacatgtacaataaatgGGTTATTGAGTTCGAAATATACCTAGATAAAATACCATGTTCTAACTCCACATGTACAATAAATGGGGTATTGGGTTCGAAATATACCTAGATAAAATACCATGTTCTAACTCTACAAGTACAATAAATGGGTTATTGAGTTCGAAATGGTACTAAATAATAATCTCATAGTATGTATTAAGCAGGCGGagaaacaaaatatgatattatttctGTTTAGTTCTTAACGATTAAGCCGCGATACATATTGACGGCCGTTGATATGCTATTTCATTAGCTGGAAATGAAGCTAATAACTTATTACCAAAGacatgtttcaatgcatttttttgcatcgttaaaaatgcatgtacaaAATAGTTCATACTTACCTTTCCGACATTCTTATTTGGCCAAACGAAATATCCAGTTTCCTTCCCCAAAGGGTTTACTATGTCGGCTGGAATAAAAGGTCGATCACAGTAATTATATTGCAAACACCAGCACAATTATCTCAAAAAGACAACAAATGATTACCTCACAAAGCACAAACGAATATGCATACACAGAAAACACCAACATATATCGTTTACGTGCGCTCCTGGGACCGCCCCAGCTAGAATATTCGAAGTATTTTTGGATCGAATTGTTGAGTATTGTGGTGTATCGGTGTATCAAATATATGGCCAATGTAAACCAATTGAACAAAGTACATTGTAGGCGATACAACATCATTTCACCAATCACAAGCGTCTTCTTAGTAGTATCTGAGGTATTCCGAAGACTTTGCGTTCATCGGAATATATTCACGTTGCCCTAGACTTTTATATATAGTAAAACTACGTTCATATTGCATGAACCGGTCAGCGTTAAGAAGTCATCGTTTATTAATTACTTCACTCTGTGTAACCAAGCCCGATGccatttgacaaatgttttgaatatctGCAATTTCAATTTCGTGCGCTCGAACAGTATGCAAATACAGATCTATTCTTATACTGGTAAGCGTTTATATATAAGGAAGCGCAGTAGTAGTGaacatattatatgtatttctAAAAACTAACGGGATATGTGTGTCCAGCTCTAAACCTGGAACTGCAAACCAGTTTAATAAACTCTAGGCTGCCCGACTTACTCAGTATATATCGTCCAGTATCCTCGTCCAGCACGAGTACTTTTTTACCCCGTATATCTTCCTTAATGCCTTTCACATCTCTGTTGTATGTTTCTTTGGTAATCTTATAGATATGCATGTCAATTTGCACGTTCACGATGACCCCGTTATAGAATTTAATTTCGCGGCCGTCTTTTATAATTTTGCCCGGTCCATAACGATGTTGTCTATTTTTTCCCGGGCCAAAACTATAACTTGGCAGAAGCGCTATAACATAACCCTtactctgaaaaaaaaaatcacattatttaaattttgtttttggtgtatAGGTCGTGTGCTTCAACAAGCATTTTATTAAGATCTTTTTTTTATCTCAGAGTATTCTAAACTCACTTTGAAATTCAAAGCTCTTGGTggaaataatacacatgttcaAGGTTTCTAAAAATCTAATTTTACTGTTGAAAAATCGTTCAGACCTTTATTGGTGGTCGTATTCGATCCTCTTCCGTAAGAATGGAATCACGGTCAATTTCCTCCTTATGGTTACAGCTATCTTCCACCCAAACAATTCCGTCTCCACACTTGGTTTTTATGCACCCAAAGCGATACAAGCCATCATCCTCCCACTTTGCCAACACTACATCGCCAAAAGTACAATTAagtacaaaatgcatatttataaaaaagataaaaatagtaatttttcactttttggtattataatttttgtttggaattatGAGATaatttttgattaaaaaaaaagattgagtTTAAAATCCAGTGCCAGTTGTACGCATACCTCTTTGGTAAAACGTTGGTTCTTTTTTGAGTCATTAAAACTGATAGAATCTACAGTAATTGTCATTATATTCGTTTTAGTTTTATTgctgttattattttttccgtttttaattaaatcaccattgtatgaatatatatatttcaaaatatcctCCTGCTTAAGATTGTGTAATATATGCAAGATTGCTGTGCTTACCTTGTGTGGAAATTGGGCTTCGGGGTGGTGGAGTCGAGgtctaaacaaaatatactcaatATTTAGTATA from Mya arenaria isolate MELC-2E11 chromosome 3, ASM2691426v1 harbors:
- the LOC128226197 gene encoding uncharacterized protein LOC128226197 — encoded protein: MTRYRRSLTAPSLYPDGTPKVPRSSTLCTHYTPDCTITFPDHRHSVPPRSLTAPSLYPDGTPKVPRSSTLCTHYIPDCTITFPDRAHSVPPRTLTAPSLYPDGTPKVPRSSTLCTPRSLTAPSLYPDGTPKFPDRAHSFPDRAHSVPPRTLTAPSLYPDGTPKVPRSSTLCTPRSLTAPSLYPDGTPKFPDRAHSVPLDP